DNA from Microbacterium sulfonylureivorans:
GAAGAACTCCGTCGCGGCGACGTCGAGACCCAGGGCGATGTCGCGGCCCGGCGTGAAGCCGGCCTTCTCGATCGCCTTGACGAGGAAGTCGAGGCCCTCGCGGTTGCTGGGAAGGTCGGGGGCGAAGCCGCCTTCGTCGCCGAGGCCGGTCGCGAAGCCCGCGGCCTTCAGCTCGCCCTTGAGCACGTGGTACACCTCGGTGCCCCAGCGCAGCGACTCGGAGAAGGTCTCGGCGCCGATCGGCGCGAGGAAGAACTCCTGCATGTCGATGCCGTTGTCGGCGTGCTCGCCGCCGTTGATGACGTTGAACAGCGGGACGGGCAGGACGTGCGCGTTGGGCCCGCCGAGGTAGCGGAAGAGCGGCAGGTCGGCCGAGTCGGCGGCGGCCTTGGCCACGGCGAGCGAGATGCCCAGGATGGCGTTCGCACCGACGCGCGACTTGTTCTCGGTGCCGTCGACCTCGATGAGGATCTCGTCGATGATGCGCTGCTCGCTGGCGTCGACGCCCTCGATGGCGGGGCCGAGCTCGTCGATGACGGCTGCGACCGCCTTGAGCACGCCCTTGCCGCCGTAGCGGCTCTTGTCGCCGTCGCGCAGCTCGTACGCCTCGAAGGCTCCGGTCGACGCGCCGGAGGGGACGGCGGCGCGCTGGACGATCCCGTCGTCGAGCAGCACCTCCACCTCGACGGTCGGATTTCCGCGCGAGTCGAGAATCTCGCGTGCGCCTACAGCCTCGATCAATGCCACGGGAAAGCTCCTAGTTCGTGGGCGGGTGGTGATGCGGAGCGTCGTCGGTCCGCATCAGAGTCTAGTGATGGGGATGCCCGGGCCACAGGCATCCCGTCATCGACCGCCGTCCTGCACGACGATGGCCAGCGCGACGCCGTCGTACCCCTTGAGGTCGAGCGTCTGCAGGGCGGTCGCGTCGAAGCGCGGATCCCGGCCGAGCATCTCGAGCCCGCGCTGCACCCCGATCACCTGCGGGTTCTCGGTGGCGGGGTTGGCCACCTCTCCCCCGCGCACGGTGTTGTCGACGACCACGACCGTGCCGGGACGGCCGAGCCGGGCCGCCCAATCGAGGTAGATCGTGTTCGACTCCTTGTCGGCGTCGATGAACACGAGATCGAAGGGCTCGCCCCCCTCGAGCGTCGGCAGCACGTCGGCGGCCCTCCCGAGCCTCACCTCGACCTTGGCCGAGACTCCCGCGCGCTCGAGGTTCGCCCGCGCGATGTCGGCGATGCGGGGCTCGGCCTCGATCGTGACGATGCGGCCGTCGTCGGGGATGCCGCGCGCCATCCAGATCGTCGAGTACGCGCCGAGCGTGCCGATCTCGAGCACGCGCCGGGCGCCGCTGATGCGCGCCAGGAGATGCAGGAACTTGCCGTTGACGGGGGCGACCTCGATCGCGGGGAGACCGGCGGCGTTCTGGTCGGCGACGGCGTCGTCGAGTGCGGGGTCGTGCCCCACCAGGGTCTCGGTGAGGTAGGCGTCGACGCGGCGCCACAGGTCGGGGGTCGGGTCGGTCATGGCCCCAGCCAACAAGCGGCCGGGGCCGCCGTCAAGCCCGACGGCGCGTGCGCGAGCGGACCCACATCAGAGCCGCCGCGCCGCCGCCGAGCAGCACGATGCCGAGCAGCAGGCTCTGCCACGGCCACATGCCTCCCGTGGCCGGAAGCGCGCCAGGTGCGCCCGGCCCCGGCGGAGCGGCCGGATCGGTCGGGTCGACCGGCGGGAACGGTCCGACGACGACGTCGAGGATGCAGTCCTCGTCGGCGCACCCGCCGCCCTCACCGGGGACGACCACGGACACCAGGGTCCCGTCGCCTTCGCCCGACGCCGACACCGTGGCGGTGAAGGTGACGGTCACGGTGGATCCGGGACCGGTGGCCGCCAGCGGTCCGGTCCAGCTGAGAACGCCGCCGTCGACCGTGATGCTCCCGCCGGTCGCATTGACGGAGGCCGGGTCGATGACCGCGTCGTCGAGCACCCCTGTCAGGTCGTCGAGGAACGACGCGACCGACCACGGCGTCGAGCCGGTGTTGTCGACGGTGATCGTGTAGAGCACGGCACTGCCGGGGATCACCGGACCGGAGGACGTCGTCGCGACCCGCACCGTGTACGACTCGGTGTCGGTGACTGTCGTGCAGTCGGCCGCGGTCGGGCACGTGCCGTCCGCGCCGGGGGCCACCGTGTTCGTCAGAACGGCGTCGGCCCCGGTCCCTGCCGGACGGACGACGGCCGGGTAGGTGATCGTCACGCTCGCACCCGGGCCCGAGGCGGCCAGCGGCCCCGCCCACGTGAGAGTGCCACCCGTCAGGGATGCCGCGCCCGCGGTCGCACTGATCGCGGCCGGGTCGATGGTCGCGTCGTCGAGGACTCGGCTCAGGTCGTCCGAGAGCGTGGCCTCGCCTGCCGCGAACGCGACGGCGCCGGTGTTCTCGACCGTGAGGGTGTAGATCGTCGTCTCACCGGGACGCAGCGGCCCCGGGTCGGAGGTCGTCTTGGTCACCGAGAACGCCTTGATCGCGGTGGATGTCTCGCACGAGGCGGACGAGAGGCACACGCCGTCCGCACCGGGCGCCACCGTGTTCACGAGAACGCCGTCGCCGGACCCGTCACCGGTCTCGACGACCGCCTCGTACGTGATGGTCACGGTCGCCCCGGCACCGGTCGACGCGAGCGGGCCGTCCCAGCTGAGCGTGGTGCCGCTGAGCGATGCGACACCCGCGGATGCCTGAACGGATGCGGGATCGACGGTCGCGTCGTCGAGCACGTCCGAGAGGTCGTCGGTGAAGGCGGCCTCACCGTCTGCGAAGGCGTCCGAGCCGACGTTGGTCACGGTGACCGTGTACGTCACCGTGGTGCCCGGCGCGACCGTTGCGGCGGCCGACGACGACTTGCCGACGACGAACGCCCGCGTATCGGTCGAGGTCACACAGTCCGCGGCGACCGCGCAGAGTCCTCCCGCGCCGGGAGCGACGGTGTTGACGAGGGCGCCGTCACCCTGGCCGGATCCGGCCGCCAGGACGACCGCCTCGTACGTGATGGTCACCGTGTCGTCGCCGGCCGCGGCCCCGAGCGGGCCCGCCCAGCTCAGTGTCGTCCCGGAGAGCGTCGCGGTGCCGCCCGACGCCTGAATCGTCGCCGGATCGATGGTGGCGTCATCGAGCACGTCGGCGAGGTCATCGGTCAGTGCGGCCTCGCCCGGGCCGAACGCGACCGTGCCGGTGTTCTCGACGGTCAGCGTGTAGGCGATCGTGTCGCCGGGCGCGGCCGGGCCCGGAGGGGAGGATGTCTTCGTCACTTCGAACGAGCGCACGTCGGTCGTGGTCGCGCAGGTCGCCGCCGCGTCGCACACGCCGCCGACGCCCGTGGCGGAGACGCCGTTGGTCAGCTGACGATCCCCGCCGGGCGGGTTCGCGGTCTGGATCTGATACGTCACCGTGACGGTCGCCGCCGCGCCCGTCGCGGCGAGCGGCCCCGACCACAGCAGGTTGTTGCCCGCGATGTCGACCGATCCCGCCGACGCCGTGATCGAGCCGGGCACGAGCGTGCCGTTGTCGAGCACGTCGGTCAGGTCGTCGCGGAACCCCGCATAGTCGGCGGGGTAGGGCACGGCGCCGGTGTTGTCGACGGTGACGGTGTACGTCACGAGGCCGCCGGCGTCGACCACGGCGGCCGAGGCCGTCTTGGCGACCGAATAGGACATGTCCGTCTCGACCGTGCAGGCGGCCGGAGCCATGGCATCCTGCACCGACGAGGCGCCGATGGTGTTCGCGATCCCGGTGGCGAACGCCTGCGTGGTGGGAAGCGGCGCCGTGGACGCCACGGCGGGGACGCCGTTCAGGCGCAGGAAGGTGCCGTTCGCCGCGGTGACGTACACCTCGCCCGAGGAGCGGGCGGCGCCGACGACGCCCATGGGGAGTGTTCCGATCTGCGTCCAGGTGGCCGTCGGCGAGAGCCGGAAGACGCTCGTTCCGAGAGACGTCGCTCCGGTCTTGGCGAACACCAGCGTGTCGCCGCCGGCGACGGGAACGAGGTCGCCGACGGTGTTCACCCCGGTCGGCAGCACCGCGAAAGCGGTCGCGGCCCCCGTCGCGGGGTTCACGCTGTAGATGGTCCTCGACGTCGTCAGGTCCATGAGCAGCGTGTTGGCGGCCGTGTAGACGAGCGAGCCGCCCAGAATCATCGTGCCCGCCGGCAGGCCGGTGATCGGCCGGGTGAGCGTGGAGGCGCCGGTGGCGGGGTCGATCTGGTAGAGCGTCTTGGCCGTCGTGGAGGTCTGGGACACGCCCCACAGCACTGCCCCGTTGGGCTGCCACGCGATGTCCTGGTAGTTGCGCTGCAGCGGTACCGACGCGCCGAGCGGCGTGCCGTCCGTCGCATACCGCGAGAGTGTGAGCGGGGCGACGCTCGTGTTCGCCCAGATCGTCGAGGGCGGGCACGCCGCGGGCGTGGGCCGGAGCCGGATGGGCGTCGCGACGGTGCAGGTGCCGGTGCATCCGCCCTCCGCGCCCAGGGTGGTCACCGTGTTGTCGAGCTGCCACGTTCCCGCGCTCGGATCGTCCACGACGACCTGGAACGTGACCGTGACCGTCGCGCCCGCCGGGAGGGCGCCCGTCCACGTCAGGGTGCTCGCGGAGACCGAGGCGGAGCCCGAGGTCGCGGTGATGGAGCCCGGCACGATATCGGCGTCGTCGAGCACCCCCGCGAGGTTGTCGGCGACGTCTGCGGTGCCCGCCGCGTAGTCGACCGAGCCGAGGTTGTTGATGAGGATCGTGTAGGTCACGGTGTCGCCGGGCGCGGCCGTGGCCACCGACGCCGACTTCTCGACGCCGTACGCCTGGAACGGATCGGGGTCGCACGAGCCGTCGTCCTGCTGCGACGTCGCGCCGTTGAAGATCGACGTCGTGTTGATGATCTCCGTGGTCGGGAGCACGGCCGTCGACTCCGCCGTCGGCACGGCGTCGAGGCTGAACATCTCGCCGGTTCCCGTGACCAGATAGATGCCGCCCCCCGATTGGGCCGCCCCCCAGGCGGTGGGCCCGCCACCGATCCGCGTGAGAGTGCCGTCGGCATGCAGACGGAAGTACGCGCCGCTCACGCCCTCCCAGCCGAGGACCAGGATGTCGCCGTCGGCGAGCTGGAGGAAGTCGCCGCCGACGATGACGCCCGCGGGCAGAGTGGCGACGAGCGCGGCGACCCCTGTCACGGGATCCACTTCGTAGATCGTCGATCCGCCGCCCAGGAGGAGCGTTCCGTCGGGGGTCGCGCTCAGCCCCGACGACACGAAGCCGAGGGGATTGCCGTCGAGCGTGATCGCCAGGGACGACGTCTCCGCGCCGGTCGCGGGGTCGAGCGTGTACAGGGTGGAGTTCACGGTGGGGCTCTGCGCGAAGACCGCATACAGCGTCGTGCCGTCGGCGCCCCACGCGATATCGCCGTACCCGCGGGCGAGCGGGAGCCTGGGGCCGACCGCCACACCGCTCGGGAGATACCGGATCATCTGGGGCGTCGCGCCCCCGGTGTTGACCCAGATGCGCGCCGGCGGACAGTCGCCTGGCGCCGCCGCGGCGTGCGGCAGCGGCGACAGAACGAGCAGCGATGCGATGAGCGCGGTGACGACCGCGACCCCCACGGAGATCCGAGTGCGCAATCCGACCGATGTCATGGGCCCCCCTGGGTAGTGACGACGCGATGCTACGCCCGCCGATCGCCCGCCTCAAGACTTTCCTATAGGAAATCATCAAATTCGGATGAGGTCCCTCCGACGAGGACGGCTCGCGCGGCATCCCGCCGAGGGTCGGCCTGTTGTCGCTGTTCGACAAGGGATGCGGCATCCGCTGTGCGCCTTTGGCACCATGGCCCGCATGCGCGTGACCCCTCGAAGACTCGCCGTCGGGATGAGCCTGTGGGCTCCGAACCTGTGGAGCGGCATCCGTGTGAAGCGGTTCGCCGACGACTGGACGAGCGCCACGGTCGAGCTGCACGTGAACCCGATCACCCGCAACTACGTCAAGACGGCGTTCGGCGGCGCGCTGTCGGCGATGACCGACCCGTACTTCTTCATGCTCGTGATGCACCAGCTCGGGCGCGACCACGTCGTGTGGGACACGCGCGGCGAGATCGAGTTCGTCAAGCCTGGCCGCGGCGTGCTCACCGCGCACTTCGAGGTGCCCCGCGAGAAGGCGGCAGAGCTGCGCGAACGGGCTCGCGGCGGCGCCAAGGTGCTCGAATGGTTCGAGACCGACATCACGGATGCCTCGGGCGACGTCGTCGCGCGGGTTCGGCGCGAGGTCTACGTGCGCGAGAAGAAGCGCATCACGGCCTCTGCCGGCTGAGCGCCGCCTCGATCGCCGGCAGGAGCGCGTCGGCGGTGCGGCGGTATCCGAGCGCGCTCGGGTGGAACCGGTCGAGGCTGAACATCTCCTCAGGATGCGAGATGAAGACGGGACCGACCGCGCGCCGCAGCGAGACCGCGGTCGCCCCGGCGCACTCGGCGGCCTCCGCCTGCGCGTCGGCGAGCTGGCGCGACAGGCGCGACCCGAGCGAGCGCAGCGGCTGCGGCACCGGGCGGAGCGCGCCCAGATCGGGACACGTGCCGACGACGACCTCGGCGCCGATCGCCTGCAGACGGGCGATCGCCGTCTCGAGGTGACGCACAGAGGTCGACACCGCGATGCGGTGGGTGATGTCGTTGCCGCCGACCACGATCACCGCGACATCGGCCCGGTAGTCGTCGGGGAGCGCGTCGAGCTGCGCGCCGACCATGCCCGATTCCGCGCCGACGACGGCCGCCGTGCGCAGACGCACGGGTCTGTGCACGCGTCGTGCCAGGCCCTTCGCGAGACGCGCTCCGAGCGTGTCCTTGCGCCGCTCCGCCCCCAGCCCGGCCGCGATGGAGTCGCCGACGAGCAGGAGCTCCACGGGCACGCCGTCGTACGAGCGCCGCCAGACGCGGTCGGCGTCGAGCGCCCGCTCCCCCAGCGGCTTGCCGATCCGGCGTCGCGCGATCGCCGCCTGGCGGTGCAGCAGAGCCCGTGTGCCGAGGACGACCGCCCCGGCTCCGACCACTGAGCCCGCGGCGCTCAGCGCGGCGACGCGGGTGCGGCTCATGGGTCGATTCGACCCCGTCCGGGTGAACGCCGTCTGACGCCGGGGTGAAGCATCCCGTTCCCCTGCGGGCGCTAGTGTTCGCGCATGGCGATGCCCTCTCTGCCCCGCCGTCTCGGTCTCGGCGACGCGGTGTCCATCGGCCTCGGGTCGATGATCGGCGCCGGCGTGTTCGCCGCCTTCGGCCCCGCTGCCGCCGCCGCCGGGAGCGGGCTGCTCGTCGGACTCGCGATCGCCGCCGTGGTGGCCTTCGGCAACGCGACGTCGACGGCGCAGCTCGCAGCCGTGCACCCGACGTCGGGCGGCACGTACGCCTACGGCCGGGCGGAGCTCGGGCCGTGGTGGGGGTTCGTCGCCGGCTGGGGCTTCGTCGTGGGCAAGCTCGCCAGCTGCGCCGCGATGGCGCTCACCTTCGCCGCGTACGCCGCGCCGCCGGGCTGGGAGCGACCGGTCGCGATCCTGGCCGTGGCCGCCCTCGCCGCGGTCAACTGGTTCGGCATCACGCGCACCGCCCAGGCCACCCGCGTCATCGTGGTCGTTGTGCTGCTCGCCCTCGCCGTCGCCGTCGCGGCGGCGGCTGCAGCGCCGGACTCCACCGGCTGGCTGTCCCCCGCATCGCTGTGGTCGGGCGGCTGGTACGGCATCCTCCAGTCGGCCGGCCTGCTGTTCTTCGCGTTCGCCGGGTACGCGCGCATCGCCACGATGGGCGAGGAGGTCCGCGACCCCGCCCGGACGATCCCTCGGGCCATCCTCCTCGCGTTCGCCGGCGCGCTCGTCGTGTACGCCCTCGTCGCGGTCGCGGTCCTGTCGACGCTCGGACCGGAGGCGACGGCCGCGTCGACCGAGCCCGTCGCCGCGGCGACTGCGGCCTCCGGGTGGGCATGGGCGGAGCCCGTCGTGCGGGTGGGTGCGGCCGCGGCATCCCTCGGCGCCCTCCTCGCGCTCATCGCGGGCATCGGGCGGACCACGTTCGCAATGGCCCGCGAGGGGGATCTGCCCCGCTGTCTCGGGGCGGTGCATCCCCGGTGGCATGTGCCGCACCGCGCCGACGTCGCCATCGCGCTCATCGTCATCGCCGTGGTCGCGCTGGTCGACCTGCGCGGCGCCATCGGCTTCTCATCGTTCGGCGTACTGCTGTACTACCTCGTCGCCAACGTCGCCGCGTTCCGTCAGCGCCCGGGCGCGCGCCGGTATCCCCGGGCGCTCCAGGTCGTCGGCGCCGTCGGATGCGTCGTGCTCGGTCTCACCCTGCCCTGGCAGAGCGTGGCCGTCGGCGTCGTGGTGGCCGCCGCGGGAGTCGGCTATCGGATGCTGCGGCTGAAGTTCACGCGAGCGGCTTGAGCTCGAGCCCTCCGACGGGGGTTCCGCCGGACACCGTCGCGAACGACGTGTAGCCGTCGGCGGCCGCGCGCTCGAGGAGTGCCTTGAGGTTCTTCGTGCGGTGCTCCAGGCGCACACGCACGCCGCCGGCCGCGAAGGACGCCTTGTGCGCGAGGAGCTCGCTCGGGGGCACATCCCGGTCGTGCACGAGCACGACGGAGATCGGAGCGGCGTCGTCCGTCGCATCGACCAGATCGACGATGCGCTCGAAGCCGATCGAGAAGCCGACCGCGGGCACGTCCTGACCGAGGAAGCGGCCGATCATGCCGTCGTACCGGCCTCCGCCGCCGAGCGAGTAGTCGACCGACGGGTGGGCGAGCTCGAAGATCGTCCCGGTGTAGTAGCCCATGCCCCGGACGAGGAAGGGATCGAACACCAGCGGGATGTCGGCGAGCGCCGCATCGTCGGCTGCCGGGCCGGTCGCCGCGCGTGCCGCGGCGACGGCGTCGCCGATGCCGACGAGGTGCGCGACGACGTCGGCGGGGGCGTCCTCCGGCAGGAGCTTGCGGATCTGCCGCTCGCCGTACGGGTTGTACTCGAGCGTCATCGGGCGGTTCAGGAACGACTCGAACGCATCGACCGCGGATGCCGTCGCCCCGCGTTCGCGCAGCCCGGCGGCCACTCCCCCGGGGCCGATCTTGTCGAGCTTGTCGATCGTGATGAGCACCCCGGGGCGCTCCTCCGGGGTGAACCCGAAGCTGTCGAGCATCCAGTCGAGCACGCGGCGGTCGTTGATGCGGACGCTGCCGCCCTCGAGCCCGAGCGCGTCGAGGGTGTCGAGCGTCGCCACGATGAGCTCGGACTCGGCGCGGGCCGAGGCATCCCCCATGATGTCGATGTCGCACTGCATGAACTGGCGGTACCGGCCCTTCTGCGGGCGCTCGGCGCGCCATACGGGCGCGATCTGGATCGATCGGAAGACGGTCGGCAGCTCGCCGCGGTGGCTGGCGTAGAACCGCGCGAGCGGGACCGTGAGGTCGTAGCGCAGACCGAGGTCGGTGAGCCGGGCGGGATCGTCGGCCGCCGCGCGGACGGCGTCGGCGTCGAGGCCCCGCTTGAGCACGTTGTAGGCGAGCTTCTCGTTGTCGCCGCCGATGCCCGCGTGGAGGCGCGCGTACTCCTCCATGACGGGGGTCTCGATCTCGTCGAAGCCGTGCACGCGATAGCGGTCGCGGATGACGGCGAGCACGCGCTCGCGACGGGCCTTGTCGGCGGGAAGGAAGTCGCGCATGCCGCGCGGAGGATTGACGGATGCCACCCGACTATGTTGCCAGGTCGGACTCGGCGTTCCGGATCTCGCCGGTGAAGCCCCGCAGCCGCTCGCGCAAGGCACGCTCGGAGTCCCATCCGTTCGCACGCGCCGTGGCGACGAGCGCGAGAAGCGCATCGCCGAGCTCGGACTCGGACGCCGGCCCGGCAGCCGGGTCCACGGCGACGCCGACCTGCGCACCCTTCGACACGAGCTTCTGAGCCAGGGCGAGGGACGGCATCCGCTCGCTCACCCCGTCGAGGACGCTGGTGCGCGCGCTCTTCTCGACCGCCTTGGCGGCGTTCCAGTGGACGAGCACCTCTTCGGGGGTGTTCGCGACGGCGTCGCCGAAGACGTGCGGATGCCTCCGCACCATCTTGTCCGTGAGGCCGCGGGCGACGTCGTCGATGTCGAACGGCTCGTCGGCGTCGCGCGACGCGATCTCGGCGTGGAACAGCACCTGCCACAGCAGATCGCCGAGCTCTTCTCGCAGCTCGGAGCGGTCGCCCTCCTCGACGGCGTCGATCAGCTCGGCGCTCTCCTCGACGAGGTACGGGACCAGGTCGCGGTGGTCGATCTGCTGCGTCCACACGCACCGGTCGCGGACCGTGCGCATCGTGTCGGCCGCCGCCCGCAGCGGGTCGACGCCGGTCACGACGCCGTCGGCGTCGAGGTGGTGCCCGCCGCGGCGATCGCCGCCTGCTTCCTGTAGTGCCATGCCCGCCACGATACGAGGATCCCGGCCGCTATGAGCGAGATCACCGAGCCCGCGAGCACACCGAGGATCGCCTGGTCGCGGATCTCGGGCTGGTCGCCGAAGGCCAGCTCGGACAGCAGCAGCGACACCGTGAACCCGATGCCGCCGAGTGCGCCGGCGGCCAGCAGGTCGCCGAGCTTCAGCGGCGGTGCGGCGCTGCGGTCGCCGATGCGCAGGGAGATCCACCCGAACACCGTGATGCCGAGGATCTTGCCGACCGGGAGCGCGACGAGCACGCCCCAGAAGGCGGGCGACAGCTCCCCGAGCGACACCGCCGGAACGGCCACGAGCGCCGCGTTGAACGCGAACAGCGGGAGCACGATCACATTCACCCACGGTTCGAGCTCGTGCCGCACCCGCAGCGCGGGCCGCTGGGCCATGGCGAGGCCGAGCACGACGCCCGCGATCGTGGCGTGGACGCCGGACTGGTACACGAACGCCCACGTGAGGATCGCCAGGATGACGAGGACGATGGCGATCGGCACCTTCGCGCGCGAGTCGAGCTGGCGGCTCAGGATGCCGAACAGCACGAGAGTGACGAGCGCGAGCCCCAGCATCCCGAAGTCGACGTCGGTGGTGAAGAGCACGGCGATGAACACGATGCCCACGATGTCGTCGAGGATCGCCAGCGCGAGGAGGAAGACGCGCAGAGCCGCCGGGAGCCCCTTGCCGAACACGGCGAGCACGCCGAGGGCGAAGGCGATGTCGGTGGCGGTGGGGATCGGCCAGCCGTCGGCGGCATCGGATCCGAACGCGAAGACCAGATAGATCGCGATGGGCACGAGCACACCGCCGGCGGCGGCGATCGCGGGCTGCATCGCCTTGCGAGCCGAGTTGAGCTGCCCGGAGGTGAGCTCGTACTGCAGCTCGACGGCGACGACGAAGAAGAAGATCGCGAGGAGGCCGTCGGCGATCCAGTGATCGACCGTCAGCTCGAAGATCCCGTCGATGCCGACATACGTGTGCAGGAAGTCGTCGACCGGACCGCCGGCCGGGCTGTTCGCGACCACGAGACCTGCGGCCGCCGCAACCAGCAGCACGATCGCGGGGAAGCGGGCAGAGCGTAACAATGACATCCGGGTCCTTCCATAGGAGTCGTCGGCGAGGGTCGCCGCGACCTCGCCGACCAGACTTCCCGGCACTCCTGCGGGAAGTCTAGCCATGAGGGGACGTCACACGAGGTCGCGCGTGACGAGTGCGAAACACCGCGGCATTACCGTTGATGACATGCGCGAACTCACCCAGACCGAAGCGATCGACCTCGTCGGGCGCTTCGAGGCCGAGCAGGAGATCCCCGAGAGGATGCGCGCCGACGTGCGCATGCTCGGCTCGCTCCTGGGCAGGGTGCTCCGCGAGAGCGGCTCCCCCGGCCTGTACGACGACGTCGAGCGTCT
Protein-coding regions in this window:
- the eno gene encoding phosphopyruvate hydratase; translation: MALIEAVGAREILDSRGNPTVEVEVLLDDGIVQRAAVPSGASTGAFEAYELRDGDKSRYGGKGVLKAVAAVIDELGPAIEGVDASEQRIIDEILIEVDGTENKSRVGANAILGISLAVAKAAADSADLPLFRYLGGPNAHVLPVPLFNVINGGEHADNGIDMQEFFLAPIGAETFSESLRWGTEVYHVLKGELKAAGFATGLGDEGGFAPDLPSNREGLDFLVKAIEKAGFTPGRDIALGLDVAATEFFNDGVYRLDKKDWTAAELTEYYVGLVDDYPIVTIEDALAEDDWDNWKALTDALGTRTQLVGDDLFVTNPTRLADGIARGVANSLLVKVNQIGTLSETLDAVDMAHRAGYTAMLSHRSGETEDTTIADLVVATGAGQIKSGAPARSERVAKYNQLLRIEEELGDAATFIGRAAFPRFKG
- a CDS encoding SGNH/GDSL hydrolase family protein, coding for MSRTRVAALSAAGSVVGAGAVVLGTRALLHRQAAIARRRIGKPLGERALDADRVWRRSYDGVPVELLLVGDSIAAGLGAERRKDTLGARLAKGLARRVHRPVRLRTAAVVGAESGMVGAQLDALPDDYRADVAVIVVGGNDITHRIAVSTSVRHLETAIARLQAIGAEVVVGTCPDLGALRPVPQPLRSLGSRLSRQLADAQAEAAECAGATAVSLRRAVGPVFISHPEEMFSLDRFHPSALGYRRTADALLPAIEAALSRQRP
- a CDS encoding APC family permease, whose protein sequence is MAMPSLPRRLGLGDAVSIGLGSMIGAGVFAAFGPAAAAAGSGLLVGLAIAAVVAFGNATSTAQLAAVHPTSGGTYAYGRAELGPWWGFVAGWGFVVGKLASCAAMALTFAAYAAPPGWERPVAILAVAALAAVNWFGITRTAQATRVIVVVVLLALAVAVAAAAAAPDSTGWLSPASLWSGGWYGILQSAGLLFFAFAGYARIATMGEEVRDPARTIPRAILLAFAGALVVYALVAVAVLSTLGPEATAASTEPVAAATAASGWAWAEPVVRVGAAAASLGALLALIAGIGRTTFAMAREGDLPRCLGAVHPRWHVPHRADVAIALIVIAVVALVDLRGAIGFSSFGVLLYYLVANVAAFRQRPGARRYPRALQVVGAVGCVVLGLTLPWQSVAVGVVVAAAGVGYRMLRLKFTRAA
- a CDS encoding histidine--tRNA ligase; translation: MRDFLPADKARRERVLAVIRDRYRVHGFDEIETPVMEEYARLHAGIGGDNEKLAYNVLKRGLDADAVRAAADDPARLTDLGLRYDLTVPLARFYASHRGELPTVFRSIQIAPVWRAERPQKGRYRQFMQCDIDIMGDASARAESELIVATLDTLDALGLEGGSVRINDRRVLDWMLDSFGFTPEERPGVLITIDKLDKIGPGGVAAGLRERGATASAVDAFESFLNRPMTLEYNPYGERQIRKLLPEDAPADVVAHLVGIGDAVAAARAATGPAADDAALADIPLVFDPFLVRGMGYYTGTIFELAHPSVDYSLGGGGRYDGMIGRFLGQDVPAVGFSIGFERIVDLVDATDDAAPISVVLVHDRDVPPSELLAHKASFAAGGVRVRLEHRTKNLKALLERAAADGYTSFATVSGGTPVGGLELKPLA
- a CDS encoding MazG family protein — its product is MRTVRDRCVWTQQIDHRDLVPYLVEESAELIDAVEEGDRSELREELGDLLWQVLFHAEIASRDADEPFDIDDVARGLTDKMVRRHPHVFGDAVANTPEEVLVHWNAAKAVEKSARTSVLDGVSERMPSLALAQKLVSKGAQVGVAVDPAAGPASESELGDALLALVATARANGWDSERALRERLRGFTGEIRNAESDLAT
- a CDS encoding O-methyltransferase, which produces MTDPTPDLWRRVDAYLTETLVGHDPALDDAVADQNAAGLPAIEVAPVNGKFLHLLARISGARRVLEIGTLGAYSTIWMARGIPDDGRIVTIEAEPRIADIARANLERAGVSAKVEVRLGRAADVLPTLEGGEPFDLVFIDADKESNTIYLDWAARLGRPGTVVVVDNTVRGGEVANPATENPQVIGVQRGLEMLGRDPRFDATALQTLDLKGYDGVALAIVVQDGGR
- a CDS encoding DUF4442 domain-containing protein; the encoded protein is MRVTPRRLAVGMSLWAPNLWSGIRVKRFADDWTSATVELHVNPITRNYVKTAFGGALSAMTDPYFFMLVMHQLGRDHVVWDTRGEIEFVKPGRGVLTAHFEVPREKAAELRERARGGAKVLEWFETDITDASGDVVARVRREVYVREKKRITASAG
- a CDS encoding beta strand repeat-containing protein; this translates as MGVAVVTALIASLLVLSPLPHAAAAPGDCPPARIWVNTGGATPQMIRYLPSGVAVGPRLPLARGYGDIAWGADGTTLYAVFAQSPTVNSTLYTLDPATGAETSSLAITLDGNPLGFVSSGLSATPDGTLLLGGGSTIYEVDPVTGVAALVATLPAGVIVGGDFLQLADGDILVLGWEGVSGAYFRLHADGTLTRIGGGPTAWGAAQSGGGIYLVTGTGEMFSLDAVPTAESTAVLPTTEIINTTSIFNGATSQQDDGSCDPDPFQAYGVEKSASVATAAPGDTVTYTILINNLGSVDYAAGTADVADNLAGVLDDADIVPGSITATSGSASVSASTLTWTGALPAGATVTVTFQVVVDDPSAGTWQLDNTVTTLGAEGGCTGTCTVATPIRLRPTPAACPPSTIWANTSVAPLTLSRYATDGTPLGASVPLQRNYQDIAWQPNGAVLWGVSQTSTTAKTLYQIDPATGASTLTRPITGLPAGTMILGGSLVYTAANTLLMDLTTSRTIYSVNPATGAATAFAVLPTGVNTVGDLVPVAGGDTLVFAKTGATSLGTSVFRLSPTATWTQIGTLPMGVVGAARSSGEVYVTAANGTFLRLNGVPAVASTAPLPTTQAFATGIANTIGASSVQDAMAPAACTVETDMSYSVAKTASAAVVDAGGLVTYTVTVDNTGAVPYPADYAGFRDDLTDVLDNGTLVPGSITASAGSVDIAGNNLLWSGPLAATGAAATVTVTYQIQTANPPGGDRQLTNGVSATGVGGVCDAAATCATTTDVRSFEVTKTSSPPGPAAPGDTIAYTLTVENTGTVAFGPGEAALTDDLADVLDDATIDPATIQASGGTATLSGTTLSWAGPLGAAAGDDTVTITYEAVVLAAGSGQGDGALVNTVAPGAGGLCAVAADCVTSTDTRAFVVGKSSSAAATVAPGTTVTYTVTVTNVGSDAFADGEAAFTDDLSDVLDDATVDPASVQASAGVASLSGTTLSWDGPLASTGAGATVTITYEAVVETGDGSGDGVLVNTVAPGADGVCLSSASCETSTAIKAFSVTKTTSDPGPLRPGETTIYTLTVENTGAVAFAAGEATLSDDLSRVLDDATIDPAAISATAGAASLTGGTLTWAGPLAASGPGASVTITYPAVVRPAGTGADAVLTNTVAPGADGTCPTAADCTTVTDTESYTVRVATTSSGPVIPGSAVLYTITVDNTGSTPWSVASFLDDLTGVLDDAVIDPASVNATGGSITVDGGVLSWTGPLAATGPGSTVTVTFTATVSASGEGDGTLVSVVVPGEGGGCADEDCILDVVVGPFPPVDPTDPAAPPGPGAPGALPATGGMWPWQSLLLGIVLLGGGAAALMWVRSRTRRRA